A single region of the Blattabacterium cuenoti genome encodes:
- a CDS encoding sigma-70 family RNA polymerase sigma factor produces MRQLKITKQVTNRESESLDKYLHEIGKIPLLTPEEEVEYARRAREGDASAIDKLVNANLRFVVSVAKQYQNQGLSLCDLINEGNLGLIKGILRFDETRGFKCISYVVWWIRQAILQAIAEQSRSIRQPTNKLALLNKILKTLALLEQELQRTPSAREIAEYLNMNEKDVEESIKNSGRHVSMDAPLIEGEDSNLYDLVRSNESPRPDEHLEKESLRKDIKRILETLSERERRVIILHFGLNGSPPMTLEEVGQSCDLTRERVRQIESIALKRLKHSSRSKILKPYLG; encoded by the coding sequence ATGAGACAACTAAAAATAACTAAACAAGTAACAAACCGTGAATCTGAATCGTTAGATAAATATCTTCATGAAATAGGTAAAATTCCATTATTAACACCAGAGGAGGAGGTTGAATATGCTCGTAGAGCAAGAGAAGGGGATGCTTCTGCTATAGATAAACTTGTAAATGCAAATTTACGTTTTGTTGTTTCTGTAGCTAAACAATATCAAAATCAAGGATTAAGTTTATGTGATTTAATTAATGAAGGAAATTTAGGATTGATAAAAGGAATATTACGTTTTGATGAAACTAGAGGATTTAAATGTATATCTTATGTTGTTTGGTGGATAAGACAAGCTATTTTACAGGCAATAGCTGAACAATCACGTTCTATAAGACAACCTACAAATAAATTAGCTTTACTTAACAAAATATTAAAAACTCTCGCCCTATTGGAGCAAGAATTACAAAGAACTCCTTCTGCAAGAGAAATAGCAGAGTATCTAAATATGAATGAAAAAGATGTAGAAGAATCTATAAAAAATTCAGGTAGACATGTTTCTATGGATGCTCCTTTAATAGAAGGAGAAGATTCAAATTTGTATGATTTAGTTAGATCTAATGAATCTCCTCGTCCAGATGAACATTTAGAAAAAGAATCTCTACGTAAAGATATAAAAAGAATTTTAGAAACTTTAAGTGAAAGAGAACGTCGTGTCATTATTTTACATTTTGGACTAAATGGATCACCACCAATGACTTTAGAAGAAGTCGGTCAATCTTGCGATTTAACAAGAGAACGTGTTAGACAAATAGAAAGCATAGCTTTGAAAAGATTAAAACATTCTTCTAGAAGCAAAATTCTTAAACCTTATTTAGGATAA
- the tpiA gene encoding triose-phosphate isomerase produces MRKKIVIANWKMNHDFYETTSFLRSFLRIIFEKKINHNKEIIIAPSFPFLHISNQILQGTILHVAAQNIHYMEKGSYTGEVSVSMLKSIGIQKVILGHSERREFFYEKNDILLKKIKIALKYGFHIIFCVGETDIERNKNQQFNVVKNQLKETVFHCSLNDIRSFYIAYEPIWAIGTGKTATFEQVQKMHQFIRSLFLEKYGINLSILYGGSINENNAKDFFLQKDIDGGLIGNSSLELEKFIKIVQS; encoded by the coding sequence ATGAGAAAAAAGATCGTTATTGCAAATTGGAAAATGAATCATGATTTTTATGAAACAACTTCTTTTCTTAGGAGTTTTTTGAGAATTATTTTTGAAAAAAAAATAAATCATAATAAGGAAATAATTATTGCTCCTTCTTTTCCTTTTTTACATATTTCAAATCAAATTTTGCAAGGAACTATTTTACATGTTGCTGCTCAAAATATTCATTATATGGAAAAAGGTTCATATACAGGAGAAGTCTCAGTTTCTATGTTAAAATCTATAGGAATACAAAAAGTTATATTAGGACATAGCGAACGTAGAGAATTTTTTTATGAAAAAAATGATATTTTGCTAAAAAAAATAAAAATAGCATTAAAATATGGTTTTCATATTATTTTTTGTGTAGGAGAAACGGATATTGAAAGAAATAAAAATCAACAATTTAACGTAGTAAAAAATCAATTAAAAGAGACTGTTTTTCATTGTTCTTTAAATGATATTAGATCTTTTTATATTGCTTATGAACCCATTTGGGCTATTGGAACAGGAAAAACGGCTACCTTTGAACAAGTTCAAAAAATGCATCAATTTATTCGTTCTTTATTCTTAGAAAAATACGGGATAAATCTTTCTATTTTGTATGGAGGAAGTATAAATGAAAATAATGCAAAAGATTTTTTTTTACAAAAAGATATAGATGGAGGTCTTATAGGAAACTCTTCCCTTGAACTAGAAAAATTTATAAAAATTGTTCAATCCTAA
- a CDS encoding nucleotide modification associated domain-containing protein, which translates to MNHTSIDFFIQKCRKLFLIKLKDYDISWKFLKISSIIDQILIKVVRIKNIQFKGFQKVKEEKITDTYIDIINYIIIILIKLDVFFVLNFNIISHDDVIFIYNKKLDKIKNLNINENFKYKSINYIFEKILYLKKNEKKISLKKLEKFCFKMLTKTIFLLKKNY; encoded by the coding sequence ATGAATCATACTTCTATTGATTTTTTTATTCAAAAATGTAGAAAATTATTTTTAATAAAATTAAAAGATTATGATATTTCATGGAAATTTTTGAAAATTTCCTCTATTATAGATCAAATTTTAATAAAAGTAGTTAGAATAAAAAATATTCAGTTTAAAGGATTTCAAAAAGTAAAAGAAGAAAAAATTACAGATACATATATAGATATTATAAATTATATAATAATAATATTAATTAAATTAGATGTTTTTTTTGTATTAAATTTTAACATTATATCACATGATGATGTTATTTTTATTTATAATAAAAAATTGGATAAAATAAAAAATTTAAATATAAATGAAAATTTTAAGTATAAATCCATTAATTATATTTTTGAAAAAATTTTATACTTGAAAAAAAATGAAAAAAAAATTTCATTAAAAAAATTAGAAAAATTTTGTTTTAAAATGTTAACTAAAACCATTTTTTTATTAAAAAAAAATTATTGA
- the folP gene encoding dihydropteroate synthase: MIINCAGSLLHFKEPKVMGIINLTPDSFYDGGKFNSESNILQHVETLLNEGSDFIDIGGCSTRPGAKLITEEEEIKRVIKPIRFIIKNFPNTRISIDTFRSKVAKLAVEEGVVMINDISGGELDNNMFSLLGRLKIPYILNHMKGIPKNMQKNPFYRKNIITEINNFFSKKIYYLKKYGIQDIILDPGFGFGKTLKQNFQLLKHLPLLGFKDHLILVGISRKSIIKDLLNVSPKESLHATSLIHTIALLNGSKLLRVHDVKEAIECIKLVQYYRKIF, from the coding sequence ATGATAATTAATTGTGCAGGTTCCTTATTACATTTTAAAGAACCAAAAGTTATGGGAATTATAAATTTAACCCCTGATTCTTTTTACGATGGAGGAAAATTTAATTCTGAATCTAATATATTACAACATGTAGAAACTTTATTAAATGAAGGATCTGATTTTATAGATATTGGAGGTTGTTCAACAAGGCCAGGTGCAAAATTAATTACAGAAGAGGAAGAAATAAAAAGAGTAATAAAACCTATTCGTTTCATTATAAAAAATTTTCCAAATACTAGAATATCCATAGACACTTTTCGTAGTAAAGTAGCAAAATTAGCTGTAGAAGAAGGGGTTGTGATGATAAATGATATATCAGGAGGAGAATTGGATAACAATATGTTTTCTTTGTTGGGAAGACTTAAAATACCATATATATTGAATCATATGAAAGGAATTCCTAAAAATATGCAAAAAAATCCATTTTATAGAAAAAATATCATTACAGAAATAAACAATTTTTTTTCTAAAAAAATTTACTATTTAAAAAAATATGGAATTCAAGATATTATTTTGGATCCTGGATTTGGTTTCGGAAAAACATTGAAACAAAATTTTCAATTATTAAAGCATTTACCTTTATTAGGATTTAAAGATCATTTAATTTTAGTGGGAATTTCTAGAAAATCTATAATAAAAGATCTTTTAAATGTTTCTCCCAAAGAATCCCTACATGCCACTTCTCTCATTCATACCATAGCACTTTTGAATGGGTCTAAATTATTACGTGTACATGACGTAAAAGAAGCTATAGAATGCATTAAATTAGTACAATATTATAGAAAAATTTTCTAA
- a CDS encoding diadenylate cyclase, with protein sequence MHQAFFLYLLKISFIDILDIFLVTIIFSQVYRLVYNTAALNIFYGIIATFIFWKIVEIYEMKLLSIVISAFFKGGFLALIIVFQPEIRKFLLIVGSRFFFKKFIFFIFRKSVVSIKAETIDSIVKACAIFSGDKTGILIVIQLHQDLKEFIQNGDEMNAKVNVPILESIFYKNSPLHDGAVVVIEDRIVKTRAILPVSYNKEIPSRLGLRHRAAIGLSEKTDAICIVISEETGYISYIKDQKRTVIHNINNLKMKLEEQLL encoded by the coding sequence GTGCATCAAGCATTTTTTTTATACTTATTAAAAATTTCTTTCATTGATATTTTAGATATATTTTTAGTAACTATTATTTTTTCCCAGGTATATAGACTGGTTTATAATACCGCTGCTTTAAATATTTTTTACGGAATCATTGCTACTTTTATTTTCTGGAAAATAGTAGAGATCTATGAAATGAAACTTCTTAGTATAGTTATTAGTGCTTTTTTCAAAGGAGGTTTTTTGGCTTTAATTATTGTATTTCAACCAGAAATTAGAAAATTTCTTCTTATAGTAGGAAGTAGATTTTTTTTTAAAAAGTTTATTTTTTTTATTTTCAGAAAATCAGTAGTTTCTATAAAAGCTGAAACTATAGATAGCATAGTAAAAGCTTGTGCTATTTTTTCAGGAGATAAAACAGGAATTTTAATAGTGATTCAATTACATCAAGATTTAAAAGAATTTATACAAAATGGAGATGAGATGAACGCTAAAGTTAACGTTCCTATTCTAGAAAGTATTTTTTATAAAAACAGTCCTTTACATGATGGAGCCGTTGTAGTTATAGAAGATAGAATAGTAAAAACAAGAGCAATTCTTCCTGTATCTTATAATAAAGAAATTCCATCTCGTCTAGGATTACGTCATAGAGCTGCTATTGGTTTATCAGAAAAAACAGATGCTATCTGTATTGTTATTTCTGAAGAAACAGGTTATATATCTTATATTAAAGATCAAAAAAGAACTGTAATTCACAATATTAATAACTTGAAAATGAAACTTGAAGAACAATTACTTTAG
- a CDS encoding UDP-N-acetylmuramoyl-tripeptide--D-alanyl-D-alanine ligase, whose protein sequence is MNIKNIYQLYTISSGIEINSKKVKKGSIFIALKGKNFDGNEFAYEAISNGAILAIVDNKKFTLCKKIIFVDNTLFFLQKLAMYHRYKLHHIPIIAITGSNGKTTTKELTTAILSKKYQKVHYTKNNFNNHIGIPLTILSMPMDTQISVMEIGANHEKEIEKMCSIINPDYGTITNFGKAHLEGFKSIEGIIRGKLELYNFLKKNKKIAFINGDDSIQLSNSMGMRRYIFSEKKEKKSDVKFKYLWKKNNLKSILYFKNIKISSSLIGNYNLYNIAVSVSIGIYFKVSLEDIKKAIEEYIPNNHRSQILIKKNIKIIIDCYNANPTSMIEALTFFNDNVKGNKMVILGDMLELGLFSNHEHEKIISFIEKSNINIAYFIGNIFFHIHSHINHKIKKFLNKKNFIEWVEKYSIQKTDYVLIKGSRKGSLENLIYLI, encoded by the coding sequence ATGAATATTAAAAATATATATCAACTATACACCATTTCTTCCGGAATAGAAATAAATAGTAAAAAAGTAAAAAAGGGATCTATTTTTATAGCTTTAAAAGGAAAGAATTTTGATGGAAATGAATTTGCCTATGAAGCTATTTCAAATGGCGCTATATTAGCTATAGTGGATAATAAAAAATTTACATTATGTAAAAAAATTATTTTTGTAGATAATACATTATTTTTTTTACAAAAATTAGCCATGTATCATAGATATAAATTGCATCATATCCCTATTATTGCCATTACAGGAAGTAATGGAAAAACTACCACTAAAGAACTAACTACAGCTATACTTTCTAAAAAGTATCAAAAGGTTCATTATACTAAAAATAATTTTAATAATCATATAGGAATTCCATTAACAATACTTTCTATGCCTATGGATACACAAATATCAGTTATGGAAATTGGAGCAAATCATGAAAAAGAAATAGAAAAAATGTGTTCTATTATTAATCCAGATTATGGAACTATAACTAATTTTGGAAAAGCACATTTAGAGGGATTCAAAAGTATAGAAGGGATTATTCGTGGAAAATTAGAATTATATAATTTTTTAAAAAAAAACAAAAAAATAGCATTTATTAATGGAGATGATTCGATTCAATTATCTAATAGCATGGGAATGCGAAGATATATTTTTTCAGAAAAAAAAGAAAAAAAATCAGACGTTAAATTTAAATACTTATGGAAAAAAAATAATTTAAAATCTATTTTATATTTTAAAAATATAAAAATAAGTTCATCATTAATAGGTAATTATAATTTATATAATATAGCAGTTTCTGTTTCTATTGGTATTTATTTTAAAGTTTCTTTAGAAGATATAAAAAAAGCAATAGAAGAATACATTCCCAATAATCACCGTTCTCAAATTTTGATAAAAAAAAATATAAAAATCATTATAGATTGCTATAATGCGAATCCTACTAGTATGATAGAAGCACTTACTTTTTTTAATGATAATGTTAAAGGAAATAAAATGGTTATATTGGGAGATATGTTGGAATTAGGATTATTTTCTAATCATGAACATGAAAAAATAATTTCCTTTATAGAAAAAAGCAACATTAATATAGCATATTTCATTGGAAATATATTTTTTCATATTCATTCTCATATAAATCATAAAATAAAAAAATTTTTAAATAAAAAAAATTTTATTGAATGGGTAGAAAAATATTCTATTCAAAAAACTGATTATGTTCTTATTAAAGGATCAAGAAAAGGTTCTTTAGAGAACCTTATTTATTTAATATAA
- the pdhA gene encoding pyruvate dehydrogenase (acetyl-transferring) E1 component subunit alpha — MKEITTETYLKWFKDMSFWRKFEDKCRSLYLKQKIRGFLHLYNGQEAIPAGLTYAMDMSKDKIITAYRCHILPISMGVDPKKVMAELLGKKTGTSHGMGGSMHIFSKKYRFYGGHGIVGGQIPLGAGIAFADKYFNRGAVTLTIMGDGAVRQGSLHETFNMAMIWKLPVVFICENNKYAMGTSVRRSTNIEEIYKIGSSYGMPSFPVDGMDPEKIAKVAYVAIEKARKGEGATFLDIKTYRYRGHSMSDAESYRSKEEVHFYKKMDPILKLKNIILHKKLETLENLNFIENKVKKKVESCVEFAEKSDYPSLDEMYNVVYNEKNYPFLDKIIPS; from the coding sequence ATGAAAGAAATTACCACGGAAACCTATCTTAAGTGGTTTAAGGATATGTCTTTTTGGAGAAAATTTGAGGACAAATGTCGTTCCCTATATTTGAAACAAAAAATTAGAGGATTTCTCCATTTATACAATGGACAAGAAGCTATTCCTGCTGGATTAACTTATGCAATGGATATGTCTAAAGATAAGATTATAACTGCCTATAGATGTCATATTTTACCCATTTCTATGGGAGTAGATCCAAAAAAAGTTATGGCAGAACTTTTAGGTAAAAAAACAGGAACATCTCATGGTATGGGAGGGTCTATGCATATTTTTAGTAAAAAATATCGTTTTTATGGAGGGCATGGAATTGTAGGTGGACAAATTCCATTAGGAGCTGGAATTGCTTTTGCTGATAAATATTTCAATAGAGGGGCAGTAACTTTAACTATTATGGGAGACGGAGCTGTAAGACAAGGATCCTTACATGAAACATTTAATATGGCTATGATATGGAAACTTCCTGTTGTATTTATATGTGAAAATAATAAGTATGCTATGGGGACATCTGTAAGAAGAAGCACTAATATAGAAGAAATATATAAAATAGGTTCATCATATGGAATGCCTTCTTTTCCTGTAGATGGCATGGATCCTGAAAAAATAGCAAAAGTTGCTTATGTAGCGATAGAAAAAGCTAGAAAAGGAGAAGGGGCCACTTTTTTAGATATTAAAACATATAGATATAGAGGACATTCTATGTCAGATGCAGAATCTTATCGCAGTAAAGAAGAAGTTCATTTTTATAAAAAAATGGACCCTATTTTGAAATTAAAAAATATTATTTTACATAAAAAATTGGAAACTCTAGAAAATTTAAATTTTATAGAAAATAAAGTTAAAAAAAAAGTAGAATCCTGTGTAGAATTTGCAGAAAAATCTGATTATCCTTCTTTAGATGAAATGTATAATGTTGTTTATAACGAAAAAAATTATCCTTTTTTAGATAAAATTATACCTTCGTAA
- a CDS encoding dihydrolipoamide acetyltransferase family protein encodes MAEIISMPQLSDTMEEGTVIKWNKKIGDEVSEGDILAEIETDKATQDFEIDVNGILLFIGVKEGEKTRVNDILAIIGEKGEDISHIISKSKKQEQKKINKEVKEINKDNKDRIYISPLAKKMAISKGISIHNIKGSGEYGRIIKKDIESYEKIKFKEDFVNKKNAHSSMRKRIAKHLTFSKFTAPHYYLFSEICMDKLIELRKNLNDKLSLEERISFNDLIIKSVAQSLKKNSNMNVSWNEEEVLFHSSINIGIAVAVKDGLIVPVIKNADKKSLLQISKEIKNKVLRSKSKKIQPEEIENSTFTVSNLGMYGIESFTSIINTPNSSILSVGSIMERPIIKNSKIEIGNIMKITLSCDHRIIDGAIASLYIHSLRKLLEDPITILF; translated from the coding sequence ATGGCAGAAATAATATCGATGCCCCAATTGAGTGATACAATGGAAGAGGGCACTGTAATTAAATGGAATAAAAAAATAGGAGATGAAGTTTCAGAAGGAGATATTTTAGCTGAAATAGAAACGGATAAAGCAACTCAAGATTTTGAAATTGATGTTAATGGAATTTTACTTTTTATTGGAGTAAAAGAAGGGGAAAAAACACGTGTAAATGATATATTAGCGATTATAGGAGAAAAAGGGGAGGATATTAGTCATATCATTTCGAAATCAAAAAAACAAGAACAAAAAAAAATTAATAAAGAAGTAAAAGAAATAAATAAGGATAATAAAGATAGAATCTATATCTCACCTTTAGCAAAAAAAATGGCTATAAGTAAAGGAATTTCTATCCATAATATAAAAGGAAGCGGAGAATATGGAAGGATTATTAAAAAAGATATTGAATCTTATGAAAAAATAAAATTTAAAGAAGATTTTGTAAATAAAAAAAATGCTCATTCTTCTATGAGAAAAAGAATAGCAAAACATTTAACTTTTTCTAAATTTACAGCTCCACATTATTATTTATTTAGTGAAATTTGTATGGATAAATTGATTGAATTAAGAAAAAATTTAAATGATAAACTTTCTTTAGAAGAAAGAATATCATTTAATGATTTGATAATAAAATCCGTAGCTCAATCTTTAAAAAAAAATTCTAATATGAATGTATCTTGGAATGAAGAAGAAGTTTTATTTCATTCATCCATTAACATTGGAATTGCAGTAGCGGTTAAAGATGGATTAATAGTACCAGTTATTAAAAATGCCGATAAAAAATCATTATTGCAAATTTCAAAAGAAATAAAAAATAAAGTATTACGTTCAAAATCAAAAAAAATACAACCAGAAGAAATAGAAAATAGTACTTTTACAGTTTCTAATTTGGGAATGTATGGAATAGAATCTTTTACTTCTATTATTAATACACCTAATTCATCTATTTTATCTGTAGGATCTATTATGGAACGACCAATTATAAAAAATTCTAAAATAGAAATAGGAAATATTATGAAAATTACTTTATCTTGTGATCATAGAATAATAGATGGAGCTATAGCAAGTTTATATATTCATTCGCTTAGAAAATTGTTAGAAGATCCTATTACTATCTTATTTTAA
- a CDS encoding TerC family protein, with protein sequence MNIVKYITEIINHPFLSIAIIGNLFFIESILSIDNAAMLASMIMNIRKEDRKKAIKYGIIGAYFFRGLCLFFASILIKIWWLKPLGGLYLIFVGFNHFFKKKSFLSKNVKKQDSFWKVIFLIEIMDLAFSIDNIFVSVALSENFILIFLGVFIGILTMRLMAKFFIKLMEKFPKLKNYAFFIIIVLGIKLVFSSFEKKSSFFTSEGIFSLLIISIFFAFPILFSWIKKIIKN encoded by the coding sequence ATGAATATCGTAAAATATATTACAGAAATAATTAATCATCCTTTTTTATCTATTGCTATTATAGGAAATCTTTTTTTTATAGAAAGTATTTTATCTATAGATAATGCAGCTATGTTAGCTTCTATGATTATGAATATAAGAAAAGAGGATAGGAAAAAAGCTATAAAATATGGAATAATTGGAGCTTATTTTTTCAGAGGATTATGTCTATTTTTTGCTTCTATATTAATTAAAATATGGTGGTTAAAACCATTAGGGGGATTATATTTAATTTTTGTAGGATTCAACCATTTTTTTAAAAAAAAGAGTTTTTTATCAAAAAATGTAAAAAAACAAGATTCTTTTTGGAAAGTAATTTTTTTGATAGAAATAATGGATTTAGCTTTTTCTATAGATAACATATTCGTTTCCGTTGCTCTATCAGAGAACTTTATATTAATTTTTCTAGGTGTATTTATAGGAATTTTAACAATGAGATTAATGGCAAAATTTTTTATTAAATTAATGGAAAAATTTCCAAAATTGAAAAATTATGCCTTTTTTATCATCATTGTTCTAGGAATAAAACTTGTTTTTTCTTCTTTTGAAAAGAAATCTAGTTTTTTTACATCCGAAGGAATATTTTCTTTGTTAATTATTTCTATATTTTTTGCCTTCCCTATTTTATTTTCATGGATAAAAAAAATCATAAAAAATTAA
- a CDS encoding ABC transporter ATP-binding protein, whose amino-acid sequence MNALKKIFSYSKPYKYYYIINISCNFLYSLFSVISILSISPVLSILLEVPDKKNETIFFNSFNGYFNFIIKYIHDYIKILSYKYGKINTLAIFCIFIILLFLIRNIFRYLAEYFLIGIRTSIVRNIRNDFHRKILSLPIIFFSNKKNGDLMSRLSNDVNEIEISIVNSLANLISSPIMLSFYLLTLFLMSNQLTLFAFLLLPLMGTLISIIGNSFKKDARGAKNQLGKLFSIIEETLNSIKTINIFHAENKMQKRFEQVSEYQKILSSRVSRKKELASPMSEFLVFITMILIIWYGGKLFLEKKGMAPEILFPFIGLFFQIINPAKNLVNSISNIQKGSASAERIVEILNTKCFSNEKIRSKSIFRFQNKILFRNVSFTYNNVGLIKNLNFSLEKGKTIALVGRSGSGKSTIANLLANFYDVKSGEITIDGINLKYLRIKDYRKLLVMITQEPVLFHDSVFNNIALGLGIEKKISANSVIKAAKIANAHYFIKRLPKGYDTIIGYNGNKLSLGQKQRISIARAVLKNPPIMILDEATSSLDTESEIEVQKTLNQMIKNKTSLVIAHRLSSTIIQNADHIIVLEKGKIIEEGKHKTLISKKGSYSNLMALQSF is encoded by the coding sequence ATGAATGCACTTAAAAAAATTTTTTCTTATTCAAAACCCTATAAATATTATTACATCATAAATATATCATGTAATTTTTTATATTCTTTATTTTCAGTTATATCTATCTTATCTATATCACCTGTATTAAGCATTTTGCTGGAAGTTCCTGATAAAAAAAATGAAACAATATTCTTTAATTCTTTTAATGGTTATTTTAATTTTATTATAAAATATATTCACGATTATATAAAAATATTATCATATAAATATGGAAAAATAAACACTTTGGCCATATTTTGTATTTTTATTATTTTACTTTTTTTAATTCGAAATATTTTTAGATATTTAGCAGAATATTTTTTAATAGGAATAAGAACTTCTATTGTTAGAAATATTAGAAATGATTTTCATAGGAAAATATTGTCTTTACCCATAATTTTTTTTTCAAATAAAAAAAATGGAGATTTGATGTCTAGATTATCTAATGATGTTAATGAAATAGAAATATCTATCGTTAATTCTTTAGCAAATTTAATTAGTTCTCCCATAATGCTTTCTTTTTATTTATTGACTTTGTTTTTGATGAGTAATCAATTGACATTATTTGCTTTTTTATTACTTCCTTTGATGGGAACTTTAATATCTATTATAGGAAATAGTTTCAAAAAAGATGCCAGAGGAGCTAAAAATCAATTGGGAAAATTATTTTCTATTATAGAAGAAACCTTAAATTCTATTAAAACTATCAATATTTTTCATGCTGAAAATAAAATGCAAAAACGTTTTGAACAAGTATCTGAATATCAAAAGATACTTTCTTCTCGTGTAAGTAGAAAAAAAGAATTAGCATCTCCAATGAGTGAATTTTTAGTTTTTATTACTATGATTTTAATCATTTGGTATGGAGGAAAACTTTTTTTGGAAAAAAAAGGGATGGCTCCGGAAATACTTTTTCCTTTTATAGGTCTATTTTTTCAAATAATAAATCCAGCAAAAAATTTAGTAAATTCTATATCTAATATTCAAAAAGGTAGTGCATCTGCGGAACGTATTGTAGAAATATTGAATACTAAATGTTTTTCAAATGAAAAAATAAGATCAAAATCTATTTTTCGTTTTCAAAATAAAATTTTATTTCGTAATGTCTCTTTTACATACAACAATGTTGGATTAATTAAAAATTTGAATTTTTCTTTAGAAAAAGGTAAAACAATAGCTTTAGTAGGAAGATCTGGAAGTGGAAAATCTACTATTGCTAATTTATTAGCCAATTTTTATGATGTTAAATCTGGGGAAATAACTATTGATGGAATTAATCTTAAATATTTAAGAATTAAAGATTATAGAAAATTATTGGTAATGATTACCCAAGAACCGGTTCTTTTTCATGATTCAGTTTTTAACAATATAGCATTAGGATTAGGAATAGAAAAAAAAATATCTGCTAACTCTGTTATTAAAGCAGCTAAAATTGCAAATGCACATTATTTTATAAAAAGACTTCCAAAAGGGTACGATACTATTATTGGATACAATGGTAATAAATTATCTTTAGGACAAAAACAAAGAATAAGCATAGCTAGAGCTGTATTAAAAAATCCTCCAATCATGATTTTAGATGAAGCTACTTCCTCTTTAGATACGGAATCAGAGATAGAAGTTCAAAAAACGTTAAATCAAATGATAAAAAATAAAACATCTCTGGTGATCGCTCACCGATTATCTTCTACTATTATACAAAATGCAGATCATATTATTGTGTTAGAAAAAGGAAAAATTATAGAAGAAGGAAAACATAAAACTTTGATTTCAAAAAAAGGATCTTATAGTAATTTAATGGCTCTACAAAGCTTTTAA